Within Chlamydia pneumoniae TW-183, the genomic segment GAGCATGTTTGTCTATTGGAAGCCCTTCAACAGGCAACATTTTAACTGCTTCAGGCAGTTCAAACTTATCATAAAGTAAATTGTGTGCGTTATCTGACATCCCTTTCTCCTTCCCTAAAACTACACTCTGCGCCTTTTTCTTGGCCGGCAACCATTATGAGGAACAGGAGTTTCATCACGGATTACAGAAACTACCAAACCAGCAGATATCAAAGCACGAACAGCAGACTCTCTCCCAGCTCCAGTACCCTTCAAACAAACCTCTACTTCCTTTAAACCAGAGTTCATGGCAGTTTTAGCAGCGTCTTGAGCTGCTACAGTGGCAGCAAAGGCTGAAGATTTTCTTGAACCAGAATATCCTACTTTACCTGCTGATGCCCAAGAAATCACATTACCAGCAGGATCTGTTATAGATACTATTGTATTGTTAAAGGTTGCTTTAACATGCACAACACCTGAAGGAATATTTTTTAGTTGTTTTCTT encodes:
- the rpsK gene encoding 30S ribosomal protein S11; the protein is MVKNQAQAKKSVKRKQLKNIPSGVVHVKATFNNTIVSITDPAGNVISWASAGKVGYSGSRKSSAFAATVAAQDAAKTAMNSGLKEVEVCLKGTGAGRESAVRALISAGLVVSVIRDETPVPHNGCRPRKRRRV